The genomic window GGCAGGGGCCTGGTCCCAAAAGAGCGCGAGGTTGTTCCACTTCTGCACCTGTTCCCATTGGTCGCTGCGGCTGTCGATGGCGAAGTAGATGGAACGGGTGCGCCGCGGCAGTTCCTGGGGAGGAGTCGGGAGGTGGTGCAGTGGGATGCCGGGCAGCGCCTGGGAGATCAGAAGCGGAAGCCGTTCGCGGGCACTCAACTTCGCGACCCCGGCCAGGGAAACGAGCACGGACTCGGCCTCTTCGTCCGTGGAAAGAACCAGGAAGAAGCGGCCCCGCCCCTGGAAGTGGGAGGGCGCCAGCTCGGAGCTGAAATAGTTGCCGTCATAGGTCATGGAGAGGGAGTAATCGGGGCCTGCGGTGATCTGCTGCAGGAGCATGAGGATGAGGTCGTGAGCCTGGGAGAAGCATCGTGCCAGGTCGAGATGGCGGTAATCCGGCAGAAGGCGCTCTTCCCCCCCACATGAGACGGTTTCGGAAAACGATGAAAGTTCCGCGACTAGCTGCGTCAGCGCCCCGTAGACCAGCCACGGGTGGGACTCCCCCGCCAACAGGTGATCGAGCTGCGCCAGGTGACGGTTCAGCGTTCTAAGAGCGAGAAGATAGACGAGATCCTTGGAGCCGAACTCGGCGTCCTGAACGCCGCGCTGCTTCTTGCCCGCCTCGAGAGCACGGCAACGCGCGGAAACCAGATCCCGTATTTCACGCACCACCGCCAAGA from Geomonas ferrireducens includes these protein-coding regions:
- the tssK gene encoding type VI secretion system baseplate subunit TssK, which gives rise to MPHGPVFWHQGMFLQPQHFQLAERSAELRFTPFRQWTTPHLWGVCRADVELAASGMRSLSVTAGEFLFPDGTFLKFPGNAVIEPRLLPETMEAAGGALIAYLGLRKWQEQGENVTVVEQGEPLGRVASRFVTDEVGMSRPDLYGAGPAAEVRQLSHLARIFWEDELDLLGDYLLIPFARLELRNETVELSRDFIPPSVSIASSQPLLAVVREIRDLVSARCRALEAGKKQRGVQDAEFGSKDLVYLLALRTLNRHLAQLDHLLAGESHPWLVYGALTQLVAELSSFSETVSCGGEERLLPDYRHLDLARCFSQAHDLILMLLQQITAGPDYSLSMTYDGNYFSSELAPSHFQGRGRFFLVLSTDEEAESVLVSLAGVAKLSARERLPLLISQALPGIPLHHLPTPPQELPRRTRSIYFAIDSRSDQWEQVQKWNNLALFWDQAPADLTAEIMIVSRP